In Pedobacter sp. WC2423, the following are encoded in one genomic region:
- a CDS encoding RNA polymerase sigma factor: MILYSKLSDDELAVLLRDGDKTAFSEIYHRYKGILHVHAYKKLGDFEEAKDVIQDLFSTLWLKHKDMPLTTNISGYLYITIRNKIFNIIAHKKVISKYTDSITSFIDDNNFTTDLIMREKDLASIIEKEINALPPKMREVFILSRRKNMSHKEIANTLGVSEHTVKNQIKSSLKILRTKLGLILYLALLLKF, from the coding sequence ATGATTTTGTATAGTAAACTTTCTGATGATGAATTGGCTGTCTTGCTCCGTGATGGTGATAAAACCGCATTCAGCGAAATCTACCATAGATACAAAGGAATCCTTCACGTTCATGCTTATAAAAAGCTAGGTGACTTCGAAGAAGCTAAAGATGTTATACAGGATTTATTTTCCACTTTATGGTTAAAGCATAAGGATATGCCGCTAACTACAAATATCTCTGGTTATCTATATATAACGATCAGGAATAAGATATTTAATATAATTGCTCATAAAAAGGTAATATCAAAATATACGGATTCTATCACTAGCTTCATTGATGATAATAATTTCACTACTGATTTGATCATGCGTGAAAAGGATCTGGCTAGCATCATAGAGAAGGAAATCAATGCATTGCCACCAAAAATGAGAGAAGTCTTTATTTTGAGCCGCAGAAAAAATATGAGCCATAAAGAGATTGCCAATACCCTGGGAGTCTCTGAACATACAGTGAAAAATCAGATAAAAAGTTCATTAAAGATTCTCAGAACAAAACTAGGGTTGATTCTTTACCTAGCTCTGCTTTTAAAATTCTAA
- a CDS encoding FecR family protein — protein sequence MNKSELIELIKKYSNGTCTEGEKILLESWYNKFELNDIPHLTEFQFEEINTSVPNIIANKRENKLWPQIAAVASIIISICIWFYFYKSVGTVRTEITFKNEIRPGKNGATLTLANGKNITLSNAINGILAKEAGVKITKSTDGQLIYEVSNSSSDNGWGELHYNTLTTARGEQYQVRLPDSSIVWLNAASALKYPSSFASLKDRVVELSGEAYFQVAKDKKRPFIVYSRGQKVKVLGTHFNINGYDDEFSVQTTLLEGSIEVTSKKEINHLYQRGIAENKTVVIKPGQQSQIRKGQIKILSNVDLDDIVAWKDGYFIFNENLKSIMNKVARWYNVEIFYKNEPDPKLAFQGKIARSRSLSEVLGIMERTGAVNFKVEGRRVTITIN from the coding sequence ATGAATAAATCGGAATTAATCGAATTAATAAAGAAGTATAGTAATGGCACTTGTACTGAAGGTGAAAAAATACTGCTGGAATCCTGGTATAACAAATTTGAACTTAATGATATTCCCCATTTAACAGAATTCCAATTTGAAGAAATCAACACTTCAGTTCCTAATATCATTGCTAACAAGAGAGAGAATAAGCTCTGGCCCCAAATAGCTGCTGTAGCATCAATAATTATTTCAATCTGCATTTGGTTTTATTTTTATAAAAGCGTAGGTACTGTCCGAACTGAAATCACTTTTAAAAACGAAATCAGGCCAGGAAAGAATGGTGCTACGCTAACATTGGCAAATGGTAAGAATATTACCTTATCAAATGCTATAAACGGAATTCTTGCTAAAGAGGCGGGCGTAAAAATTACTAAGTCCACTGATGGACAACTTATTTATGAAGTTTCGAATTCCTCTTCTGATAATGGATGGGGGGAATTACACTATAATACTCTGACAACAGCCAGGGGCGAACAATATCAGGTGCGTTTGCCGGATAGTTCGATAGTATGGCTTAACGCTGCCTCAGCTCTCAAATACCCTTCATCTTTTGCGTCACTCAAAGACAGGGTAGTAGAGTTGAGCGGCGAAGCCTATTTTCAGGTAGCAAAGGATAAAAAACGTCCTTTTATCGTTTACAGCAGAGGTCAGAAAGTAAAAGTTCTGGGGACGCACTTCAATATCAATGGATACGATGATGAATTTTCTGTTCAAACCACTTTATTAGAGGGCTCTATTGAAGTGACCTCTAAAAAGGAGATAAATCATCTATATCAGCGCGGAATAGCTGAAAATAAAACTGTAGTTATTAAACCTGGTCAACAGTCCCAAATCAGAAAAGGCCAGATTAAGATTTTAAGCAATGTTGATCTGGACGACATTGTTGCATGGAAAGATGGATATTTTATTTTCAATGAAAATCTTAAGAGCATTATGAATAAGGTGGCAAGGTGGTATAATGTAGAAATTTTCTATAAAAATGAGCCAGACCCTAAGCTTGCTTTTCAAGGTAAAATTGCCAGAAGTAGAAGTCTAAGTGAAGTACTTGGAATTATGGAAAGAACAGGAGCAGTAAACTTTAAAGTTGAAGGAAGGAGGGTTACAATTACGATAAATTAA
- a CDS encoding SusC/RagA family TonB-linked outer membrane protein, with protein sequence MYKIYTKKDGVLNRHISKLLLIMRLTTLILIATIMQLSATGYSQRISLNIKNAPLNNVIKEISRQSGYEFFYNNDLIEKTSPITINIRNSSLEEALIKCFINQPFTFEIRNKAVSLKPKSPSIIKSLNKALSELFTEIDIRGHVVDNNNLPLVGTTVKVLNSNKAVLTNNEGYFELLNVDEKAILIVSYIGYKSQQIPAQQSGPLIIKLELQPSDLEGVEIVSTGYQTLPKERTTGSFEKIDNNLFNRVTGTTVTSRLLGTVAGVYFNNRSATSPTGDAISIRGISSLNNNTILTRPLVVLDNIPYEGDLSNLNPNDVENITILKDAAAASIWGTRAGNGVIVITTKKGAYDKPLSISFNGNVTISEKPDLFYLPQISSSDAIDVERFLFANQYYDNKLTTTSPYPPFLTPVVELLAKQRELPLSDTEGRALIDNQINAFRQYDVRNDYLKYMYRDAINQQYSLNINGGSKQVTYMLSAGYDRNLNSLVTSTYNRTSFRSNVTFKPIKQLDIQTSFLYTRTKDVNSDEAAAGATSYDPGLFYPYARLADGSGNHLAPGMIYNPTYLDNLSKDSRLVDWRFKPLDDLHKTVFTGNSQDILFNLGVTYNLNSILSADIKYQYQQTNTDSKTLYDKDSYYVRNLVNTYTDPITFERAIPSGAINIPRESIFKAQTIRAQVNGHKIWNNKHELNAIAGAEARKNYGLTTIQNTLYGFDPNTNSFLNVDYKNPVQTYYGGTELIPNQPSINDNNNRFTSLFFNSAYTYNNRYSISASVRKDASNVFGDNANKRGSPLWSGGASWDISKENFYRFEFIPNLKLRGTYGYSGNVVTGVPAYAVVTYPGSNSITGLPYAQTTNPPNPDLRWEKVGMLNIGLDFSMKNNRLTGSIEYFDKRSKDLVTNAPIDLTKGSYTQTLNSANLHGKGIDITLNSLNMNMSDFQWRSTLIFNYSRTIVTRYLLKENTALDYIGRSNFLNPIEGKDAYAVLAYNWAGLDSSNGEPQGYLNGEVSKDYSNLLNAKIEDLRYFGSATPVYYGAFRNTFSFKGIEVSANILYKFDYYFKRPGINYNNLYAIGMGNEEYSRRWQKQGDEKITDIPAMIYPPNSERDDFYNGSAATVEKADHIRLQDITVAYLLQNRIPGLKSVRLYANVNNVGILWRANKKGIDPDIISGYRSPRTFSMGLTANF encoded by the coding sequence ATGTATAAAATTTATACTAAGAAAGATGGTGTGCTTAATCGGCACATCAGTAAATTATTGCTAATTATGCGATTAACTACTTTGATCTTAATAGCAACCATAATGCAGTTGAGTGCTACTGGCTATAGCCAGCGCATTTCTCTCAACATTAAGAATGCGCCATTAAACAATGTCATTAAAGAAATAAGCAGGCAAAGCGGCTACGAGTTTTTTTATAATAATGATTTGATTGAGAAAACCAGCCCAATTACAATTAATATAAGGAATTCATCTTTAGAAGAAGCATTAATTAAATGCTTCATTAATCAGCCTTTCACATTTGAAATCCGTAATAAAGCGGTTTCTTTAAAACCTAAAAGCCCATCAATTATTAAAAGCTTAAATAAAGCACTGTCTGAATTGTTTACTGAAATTGATATCAGGGGACATGTCGTTGATAATAACAATTTGCCTTTAGTTGGGACAACAGTTAAAGTGTTAAATAGCAATAAAGCAGTTTTAACGAATAATGAAGGGTATTTTGAATTATTAAATGTTGATGAAAAAGCAATTTTAATTGTAAGTTATATTGGCTACAAATCACAGCAGATACCAGCCCAGCAATCTGGGCCTTTAATTATTAAACTTGAACTTCAACCCTCAGACCTTGAAGGTGTAGAAATTGTGAGTACAGGATACCAAACTTTACCAAAAGAACGTACAACTGGTTCATTTGAAAAGATAGACAATAATTTATTTAATCGCGTAACAGGAACCACTGTCACATCAAGATTACTTGGAACTGTTGCAGGGGTGTATTTTAATAATAGATCGGCAACATCTCCAACTGGTGATGCGATATCAATAAGGGGAATAAGTTCACTAAATAATAATACCATTCTTACCAGGCCGCTGGTAGTATTGGATAATATCCCTTATGAAGGAGATCTATCTAATTTGAACCCAAATGATGTTGAAAATATCACAATTCTTAAAGATGCTGCTGCTGCTTCTATCTGGGGAACACGAGCTGGTAATGGTGTAATCGTAATAACTACAAAAAAAGGCGCATATGATAAACCTCTATCTATATCATTCAATGGAAATGTCACTATTTCAGAAAAGCCAGATTTATTTTACCTGCCTCAAATAAGTAGTTCAGATGCCATTGATGTTGAGAGGTTTTTATTTGCCAATCAGTATTATGATAACAAATTAACAACCACCAGTCCTTATCCTCCATTTTTAACCCCCGTAGTTGAACTATTAGCAAAGCAACGTGAACTGCCTTTATCAGATACAGAAGGAAGAGCACTGATAGATAATCAGATTAATGCCTTTCGTCAGTATGATGTACGTAACGATTATCTAAAATATATGTATAGGGACGCTATAAACCAACAGTATTCACTTAACATAAATGGTGGTAGTAAACAAGTTACCTATATGTTATCTGCAGGGTATGACCGAAACTTAAATAGTTTAGTAACTTCTACTTATAATAGAACATCCTTCCGATCTAATGTCACTTTTAAACCAATTAAACAGCTTGATATTCAAACCAGTTTTTTATACACAAGAACAAAAGACGTAAATTCTGACGAGGCAGCTGCTGGCGCGACATCATATGATCCTGGATTGTTCTACCCTTATGCTCGTTTGGCTGACGGCTCCGGCAACCATCTCGCGCCTGGCATGATCTATAATCCGACTTATCTTGACAACTTAAGTAAGGATTCCCGACTGGTTGACTGGAGATTTAAGCCTTTGGATGATCTTCATAAAACTGTCTTTACTGGAAATTCACAGGATATCCTATTCAACCTTGGCGTTACATACAATTTAAATTCAATACTGTCAGCAGACATCAAATATCAATATCAGCAAACTAATACAGATTCCAAAACATTGTACGACAAAGATTCCTACTATGTACGGAATCTGGTAAACACCTATACTGATCCAATTACCTTTGAGCGGGCTATTCCTTCTGGTGCAATAAATATTCCAAGGGAATCAATATTTAAAGCCCAAACTATCCGTGCACAGGTCAATGGGCACAAAATCTGGAATAATAAACATGAACTTAATGCAATTGCTGGTGCCGAAGCTCGAAAAAATTATGGATTGACAACAATTCAAAATACATTATATGGTTTTGATCCTAATACCAATTCTTTTTTAAATGTAGACTACAAGAACCCTGTCCAAACTTATTATGGAGGAACAGAATTAATACCTAACCAGCCATCAATAAATGATAATAACAATAGATTCACTTCTTTATTTTTCAACTCAGCATACACGTATAATAATCGTTATTCAATATCTGCAAGTGTTCGTAAAGATGCTTCAAATGTGTTTGGAGATAATGCCAATAAACGAGGGTCTCCTTTATGGTCTGGAGGTGCAAGTTGGGATATATCTAAAGAGAACTTTTATAGATTTGAATTCATACCTAATTTGAAACTTAGGGGAACATATGGCTATAGCGGAAACGTTGTAACTGGAGTTCCTGCGTATGCAGTTGTCACTTATCCTGGCAGTAATTCTATAACAGGACTTCCTTATGCACAGACTACTAATCCCCCTAATCCAGATTTAAGATGGGAAAAGGTCGGAATGTTAAATATAGGATTAGATTTTAGTATGAAGAATAACCGGCTTACAGGAAGTATTGAGTATTTTGATAAGCGCTCAAAAGATCTGGTCACTAACGCACCAATTGATCTTACCAAGGGATCATATACACAAACTTTAAATTCTGCTAACCTGCATGGAAAAGGAATTGATATAACTTTAAATTCTTTGAACATGAATATGTCCGATTTTCAATGGAGGAGCACTTTAATATTTAATTATAGCAGAACAATAGTGACCCGTTATTTATTAAAGGAAAATACTGCTCTGGATTACATTGGTCGGTCAAATTTTCTCAATCCAATTGAGGGAAAGGATGCGTATGCTGTTCTTGCATATAATTGGGCTGGCCTTGATTCTTCCAATGGAGAGCCTCAAGGTTATCTTAATGGCGAAGTGAGTAAAGATTATTCAAACTTATTGAATGCTAAAATAGAGGATCTTCGGTATTTTGGCTCTGCCACGCCAGTTTATTATGGAGCGTTTCGTAATACATTTTCCTTTAAAGGAATAGAAGTGTCAGCTAATATCCTTTATAAATTTGATTATTATTTTAAAAGACCCGGGATAAACTACAATAATCTTTATGCCATAGGTATGGGTAATGAAGAATATTCACGAAGATGGCAAAAACAAGGAGATGAAAAAATCACAGATATACCTGCTATGATCTATCCTCCAAACTCTGAACGTGATGATTTTTATAATGGCTCTGCGGCTACTGTAGAAAAGGCTGACCATATTCGCCTGCAAGATATTACAGTTGCTTATCTGCTCCAAAATAGGATACCAGGTCTGAAATCTGTCAGA